The Candidatus Methylacidiphilales bacterium genomic interval GGGGAATGGCGTTGCCCGGAAACGCATTCGGCGCCAAAATACCCGGGTGTTCCCTGCCAGCCGCCCCTGCTTTTTTCTGATAGCTGCCCCGGCCCTCGCATGGTCCGCTGCCGCCGTGTTGGTCTCCTGCGCCCACTCCCCGGAGGAAGGAAGTGCCACCGAAACCGTGGCAGAAGCCCCCGCCGGTCCGGCCACCGTCGTCTTGCTGGACGATGTCCTCGCCCCGAAGATTCTGGTCCGGCAACAGGCCTCCCACCGCGACCCTGCCTCAAGCATCATCCTCGCGGAAATCATGGTGGAAAATCGAACCTTCGAGTGGCTCGAGCTGGAATGCCGGACCCTGTTCCGAGACGATCAAGGCAGCACCCTCGAGACCTCCCCTTGGAAAGCCGTCCGCCTTGATCCCGCCTGCCGGGTCGTCTACGCCGCGCCCACACTCAAGACCGGTACCACCCGCTACATCACCCAGATCCGGCTGGCCCCCAAGTCCTGAGTCCAGCCGCCCCGGTTAAGCACAGCCTTTTCGCTTGCCACACCGGTCTGTTTCCTGCATGCTTAACAACCCTGCCAAGCAGTTCCGTGTGTATCGGGACGGCAGGACAACCTCAACCCTGTCCGCCGAGGTTACGGCGGATGTTTCATTTATAGCTCAGGTTTTCATCGGCCCCCATACCCATCATCCATCGGGTGCGGCCGCCCGGCTTCAGGGTTGAAGCCCGTGACCCCCTCAGCTTGACCCCCAACCCATCGTGAAAGATATCTCCGCACTCCTGGACGCCTCCCTGCAAAACTTCAAGGAAGGCACCATCATCAAGGGCACCATCGTCGACAAACGTGCCAAAGAAATCACCCTCGACATCGGCTACAAGTCCGAAGGCACCATCGACACCGACGAATTCGAGAACCCCGAGGAACTCGAGGTCGGCCAACAGATCGAAGTCCTCCTCGAAAGACTCGAAGACGACTATGGCAACGTGGTCCTCTCCCGCCAGAAGGCGGCCCAGAAACAGAACTGGGAAAAAATCGTCAAGATCTTCAACGAAGGCGGCAAAATCACCGGCCGCGTCCGCAAAATCGTCAAGGGCGGTCTCATGGTCAATGTCGGTGTCGAAGCCTTCATCCCCGCCTCCCAGATCGACATCATCCCGCCGAAAAACCTGCGCGACTTCGAGGATGCCATGATCGAGTGCAAGATCGTCAAGCTCAACGAGGAACGCAAAAACGTCGTCCTCTCCCGCCGTGAACTCATCGAGGCCGAACGCGCCGAGAAACGCACCAAGCTCCTCGGCCAGATCGAGAAGGGCAGCATCGTCAAGGGCGTCATCAAAAACCTCACCGACTTCGGCGCCTTCATCGACCTCGACGGTCTCGACGGTCTTCTCCACATCACCGACATTTCCTGGAGCCGCGTCAGCCACCCTTCGGAAATGCTCAAGATCGGCCAGGAGCTCGAAGTCGTCGTTCTCGACATCGACCGCGAAAAAGAACGCGTCAGCCTCGGCCTCAAGCAGCGCACCGACAACCCCTGGGAGAAGCTCGTCGACAAGTATCCCCTCAACGGGAAGATCCACGGGAAAATCACCAACCTCGTCCCCTACGGCGCGTTCGTCGAACTCGAGCCCGGCATCGAAGGACTCATCCACGTCTCGGAAATTTCCTGGACCAAGCGCATCGCCCGCCCGTCGGACGTGCTCGCCATCGGCCAGGAAGTGGACGCCCTCGTCACCGACATCAACAAGGAAGAGCAGAAGCTCTCGCTGTCGCTCCGCCAACTCGAAGCCAATCCGTGGGATTCCATCGGGGAGAAATACCCCGAGAAGAGCCGCGTCAAGGGCGTCGTCCGCAACCTTACCGCCTATGGCGCGTTTGTGGAACTGGAAGAAGGCATCGATGGCATGATCCACGTGTCCGACCTCTCTTGGACCCGCAAGGTCAACCACCCCTCGGAAATGCTCAAGAAGGGCGACGAAGTCGAGGCCATGGTCCTCGGCATCGACCGCCAGAACCAGCGCATCAGCCTGGGTATCAAACAAATCGAGGACGATCCGTGGACCGCGATCGAGTCGCGCTACAAGGTCGGCGAAGTGGTCAAGGGCAAGGTCTCCAAGATCGCGTCCTTCGGCGCCTTCATCGAACTGGCCGACGAAATCGACGGTCTGGTCCACATCTCGCAGATCAGCGAAGACCGCGTCAACAAGGTCAAGGATGTGCTCAAGATCGGCAACGAAGTCACCGCCCGCGTCATCAAGGTCGACAAGGCGGAACGCCGCATCGGCCTCTCGATCAAGGCCGCGGACTACTCCGATGAACAGCTGGCCAAGGAAACGGCCACCTACGAAAACCTGCGCAGCGGCGAACAACTCGGCTCGATGGGCGACGCGTTCAGCCGTGCGGAAGAAGAATTCCGCCCCGGCGAAGGTTCGAAGGAATAATCCGACCGGCAACGGTCCAACCTCAAAAACCCCGGCCCGCAACGGCCGGGGTTTTTTTGTGCCTTTTCTGTCTTTGGGGAGGACGAGGCTCCTGCCGAGCCGTGATTGGCCCGCCACAGTTCAGCGCAAGCCTCGCCCTCCAGTTTACCGTCCCGCCCTCCTGAGACGTTGCAATACTCACGTCTTCCCGGTTAAATCCCAGCTCCCATGACCGCCGAACAACAGCTCGACCTTCTGTGCCAGGGCGTGGAAACCATCCACTCCAAACCCGAGCTTCTCAAAAAACTCCAGACTGGCCGTCCCCTCCGGGTCAAACTTGGCTTCGACCCCACCTCGCCAGACCTCCACCTCGGCCATGCCGTGGTGCTCAATAAGATCCGCCAATTCCAGGACCTCGGCCACACCGCCGTCATCCTCGTCGGGGATTACACCGCCCGCATCGGCGACCCCACCGGCCGCTCCAAGACCCGCGTGCCCCTCGATCCCGCCCAGATCGACGCCAACGCCCGCACCTACACCGACCAGGTCTTCAAGATCCTCAACCCCGCCCAAACCGAAGTCCGCCGCAACAGCGAATGGTTCGACAAGTTCACCTACGCCGATGTGCTCAAACTCAACGGCCGCATCACCGTGGCCCAACTCCTGGCCCGGGAGGATTTCCGCAAGCGCTTCGAGTCCGACCAGGCCATCAGCCTGACCGAGTTCCAATACCCCCTCATGCAGGGCCACGACTCCGTGGAAGTGAAGGCCGACGTGGAGCTTGGCGGCAATGACCAGTTGTTCAACAACCTCGTCGGACGCGACCAGCAGAAGGACGCCGGCCAGGAGCCCCAGGTCGTCATGGTCCTTCCTATTCTCGAAGGAACGGATGGCGTCGAAAAAATGAGCAAATCCCTGGGGAATTACATCGGCATTGCCGAGGCCCCCTCGGAGATGTTCGGCAAGGCTATGAGCATCAGTGACGAACTCATGGGCCGTTGGTATCCCGTGCTCCTGGGCCACAAACTAGACCCCGCGACCCATCCGATGGAGGCCAAGAAACACTTGGCCAGTTCCATCGTCACCCGTTACCACGGCGAGGAGGCGGGGAAAGCGGCCCGGGCCGATTTCGAACAGAAGTTTTCCAAGAAGGATCTTTCCACCGCTGACATGCCGGAGATCACCGTCAGTGCGTCCCCGATCTGGATCGTGAAGCTGCTACAAGAAACGGGAGCGGTCACCAGCGGCGGCGAAGCCCGCCGACTGATCACCCAAGGCGGCGTGAAGATCAACGGGGAAAAGGTCGCCGACGACAAGGCCCAGGTCACCGTCGAGCCGGGCATGATCCTGCAGAGCGGGAAAAAGTTCTTTGCGCGACTGAAGGCTTGAGCGCCCTGCGGCCGGGGAATCCTTTCCCCGTGGGGCAAATCTGCGGCAGATAACCTGCGTTCGCAGGTTGGTCGGGCTGCCGGGATTTATCCCACCGATGGCGGGATGGTGCGGGATCAGCTTCGCTGGTTAAAAACGGCCACTTCGTGGCTGGCGCTGAACCCAAGGGTTCAAATACTGGTTACTTGCCTGCTCTCGCAGGCGGACCGACCTTTTGGTCGGGCTGCCGGGATTTGAACCCGGGACCTCTTGAACCCCATTCAAGCGCACTACCAAGCTGTGCTACAGCCCGAAACACCAAAAAACCGGCTATTGACTACTTGGGACCTGTCGCCGCGGCGACCGCACTACCAAGCTGTGCTACAGCCTGTCAAAGGAACGGTAAACGTATCGCTTCCGCCTCCCCTTGAAAAGCCTTTTTCAAGGGGCATCTTGGGAGGGCGAAGCTCCCGCCGAGCCTTGACCGACCAACCTAGGCTCGGCGGGAGCCTCGCCCTCCCGTTGAATCAAATACCCCCTCCTCAGCTTAATTCCTGTTCGGTCAGGGCGTTGAGAATCTTGAATTCCTCGTAATGGAAGGCGGGATCGCTGCGGAAGGCCAGCTTCCCCTGGTGGCGGCGCTCCAACTCGACAAGCAATTGCTCGTCCTCACGCCGCAGGCGGTCCATGACGTGGGGATGGACGATGACCCGCAGTTCATGCACGTCGGGATGCTTGGCCATGATGCGGTTGATCTCACGCTGGACTTCCACCGACATCGATTCGGGGCTCTTGACCGTTCCCCGGCCCTTGCAGTGCGGGCATTCCATGTAAATCGCACGGCTGATGCTTTCCTGGACCCGCTGGCGGGTCATTTCCAACAATCCGAGTTGCGAGATGGGCAGGACATGGGTCTTGGCCTTGTCGCGTTTGAGGTTGTCCTTGAAGTGCTTCAACACCTGCTGCTGGTCCTTGCGCGACTTCATGTCGATGAAGTCGATGATGATGATCCCCCCGATGTTGCGCAGGCGGAGCTGGCGCGCGGCTTCCTCGGCGGCTTCCAGGTTGGTGTTGAGGATGGTGTTGTCGGTGTCGTTCCCGCCCTTGTTCCGGCCGGTGTTGACATCGATGGCCACCAGGGCCTCCGTTTCGTCAATGACCAGATAGGCCCCGGACTTCAACCAGACCTGCCGGCGGAAGGCGGAGTCGATCTGTTTGCCGACGTTGTATTTTTCAAACACCGGCACGGGATCGCTGTGCCAGGTGATGAGCTTCTCGGATCGTTTGGAAATCTCGCGCACCAGGGCCTTGACGCGGTCACAGGTCTCCAGGTCGTCGATGACCACGCGGTCGATTTCGTCCGTGAGGAAGTCGCGCACGGTACGTTCAACCAGATCGGGTTCTTCGAGAAGTATCCTGGGCGCGGCGCCCTTGTTCATCTCGGACTCGATGGACTCCCACTGTTTCAATAGGATGGCCAGATCGCGGACGAAGTAGCGGGCCTTCATGCCCTCACCCGCGGTGCGCATGATGACCCCCATGCCGTCGGGAACGTCGAGTTCATTGAGGATCTTGCGCAGGCGCTGGCGTTCCTTGGGGTCCTCGATTTTGCGCGAGATCCCGAAAGTGTCCGTGAACGGGGTGAGGACGAGGAACCGCCCGGCGAGACTGACGTTGGTGGTGATGCGGGCCCCCTTGGTGCCGATGGGTCCCTTGGTCACCTGGACGATGATGTCCGAGCCGGGGGGGTAAAGGCGGGGGATGTCGTTCTGGGTGATCTTCTTGGCTTTCTTTTTGCCACCGCGCTCAATCTGCTCGACCCCGTTGTCCAGGGCCGCCGGCATGGCGTCCCAATAGTGCAGGAAGGCATTCTTCTCGACGCCGATGTCGATGAAGAGGGCCTTGAGGGCGGGCTCGATGTTGTGCACCCGGCCCTTGTAAATATTGCCGGAGATGTTGCGGTCGCTGTCCCGCTCGATGGAGAACTCCTCGAGAACGCCGCCTTCGAGCAGGGCGACGCGGTCCTCGAGGGGCTCGACGTTGATGATGATTTCTTTGGCGTCGCCTTTGCGGGCGATGCCGAGGAATTCCTTTATTTTTTGGATGAACATAAAGACTTTCTTGGACCACGAAGAGCGCGAAGCACGCCAGGGGATTCGTGGTGGAGGGTGGAGGGGTTGTTTTGCTTCGCGCTCATCGCGCCCCTGGCGGTGGAAAGGTTCAAAAATCCCTCCGGTGGATCCAGACACTCTGGACGATGCCGAGGCCGGCCATGCAGGCGACCAGGAAGGTGCCGCCATAGCTGGTCAAGGGGAGGGGAATGCCGGTGATCGGCACAACTTTGATGGTCATGCCGATGTTGATGAAAAAGTGGACAAACCAAAGTCCGGCCAGGCCGGCACAAAAAAGCGCCCCGGCCAGATCGCGGGAACGGCCCCCGACACGCAGCAGGCAGATGATGACCAGGCCGTGGCAAACGATCAGGATGGCGCCCCCGGCGAAACCGAATTCCTCGGCGATGACGGAAAAGATGAAATCGTTGTAGGCGATGTTCTTGGGCAGGAAGCCGTAGATATTCTGGTCGCCGTGGAGGTAGCCCTTGCCTTTCAAGCCGCCGGAACCCACGGCGATGAGGGATTGGCGGATGGTCCAGCCGGCACCCAGGGGGTCGAGGTCGGGCTTGAAGAAGGTGCGAATGCGGTTGAGCTGATAGGTTTTGAGGACCACCTTGGAAGCGGTTTCCCCTTCGGCGGGCGGGGGCTGCGGGACGGCAGGGCGGGGCTTGGGAGCGGGGGCGGAGCCGATGACTGAGGGAGTTTCCTCGGGTTGCCCTTTGAGCATCACCGCCATGAGCACGCCCTCCTGTGTCGCGCGGGGGATATCCTGAAGCGTGCCCTTCCAATCCGCACGGTAGATGATCCAGTAGGAACCGAACACTCCGGCCACGGCGCAGAACACCGGGATCATCAGGAAGCGGCGCTTGGCCCCGGAAGCCCAGAGCATGAAAAAGGTGATCGGGAGGAAAACGGCGGCGGAGCCGAAGTCGGGCTGGCCGAGAATGAGGGCCATCGGAACGAGGGCCAGTCCTCCGACCGCCAGAATGAACCAAAATTTGCGCACATGATCCGACTGGCGCACCATGAACCAGGCCAGGCCGCACATGAACGCCACCTTGCAGAATTCCGCCGGCTGGATGCCGAAGCTGCCAAAACGAATCCAACTTTTGGCGCCGTTGACTTCTTTGCCAAAGACCAGCACCAAGATGAGCAGAAAAATCATTCCGAGGTAGATCAACCAGCCGTAACGCACCAGGTTTTCATAGTGCGTCAGGGCCAGAAACAGGAAAACACCCGACCCCAGGGCCAGCCAGGTGATCTGCTGGTAAGCGGCCCGTTGCAACTCGGGATTGTCACTGGTGTGGGTGGCGCTGAAGACAAAAAACACGCTGGCGACGGCCATGCCCATCATCAGGGTGAGGAGAAGCCAGTGGAAGCGCCCGATTTTCTGCCAAATCGACAGCGGTCTCATCGTCTCCTCCGGTTGAGCATTTCCTGCACCTGGCGGCTGGCCCCCGAGGGCTCGGCCATTTCATCGATGGCTTCCGCGGGAGCGCTGAAATCCACCGGTGGTGGCACATCGACCGGGGTTGCGCTGGCAGGATTGGAATCGGCCGCCGACTCGGCAGGTGGAACGTAGGCGGGACCGGTGACCCCGGCGTAGTGCCCGATGGCCGGGGTCAGGTAAACGAGGTCATAGCTTTCCCCATTTTCCATGGCATGGATGCGGTGGAAGATCTCACTGACGATCGGGCCGGCGGTGCCGCCGCCGCTGGTGCCGCCCTCGACCACGATGGCGATGGCGTAACGGGGGCTTTCGAAGGGGACAAAGCCGGTGAACCAGGCGCGGTTGTCCTTGACCACCCGGCCACCGATGCTGGTGGTGAACTGGGCCGTGCCGGTTTTTCCGCCCACTTGGAAGTCAGGCCCGACGTTGGCCTTTTTGCCGGTGCCGGACTGCGCGCAGGCCAGCAAGCCCTCTTTCATTCCGGTCAGCTTGGCCGTGGGCACTCCCAGTTCGGAACGGACCCGCACGGGGTATTCTTTGACCAATTCCACCCCGTCGGAGTGGTTGCGCGTCACCGCCCGGACCAGACGGGGCTGGTAGACTTTGCCGCCGTTGGCCACGGCGGCGATCATGGTGGCCATCTGCAGAGGCGTGGCCTCGACGAAGCCCTGGCCGATCGACATGTTGAGGGTGTGGCCATCGCTCCACTTCTCCCGCCAAGTGCGCGGCACTTTGAATGTTGGATCTTTCTTTTTGCGTTCCTTCCAGGCGGCGATCTGGCGTTCCTCCCGTGCGTCCATCCATTCGGGACTGGGAACCACCCCGGGGCTTTCACCGGAAATCAGGGCCTCCCCTTTTTCATCCACCAGGAGGCGTTCCCCCAGACCGGCCGTCCGGGCCATGTCGGCGATCGACTCCGCCTTGGTGCGCAGGGCCAGTTGGTAGAAAAAGGTGTTGGTCGACCACTGGAGCGCGGTCTTGATGTTGATCGCACCTTCCCCGGGATTGCCCGGCCAATCCGGCCACCAGCGGTTGACCCACCAGAAGGCCGCCCCGCAGTTGATGACGGTGTTCGGGGTGAACTGGATTTTCTCGTTCTTGAGGGCGGCCATGCCGACAATGGTTTTGAAGGTTGAGCCGGCGGCGTATCCACTCAGCGCCCGGTTGAGCATGGGGCGGGTCGAGTCCCGCGTGAGTTTTTTCCAATCATCCGCGCTGACCTTGGGCACAAAGACATTGGGGTCGTAATTGGGCACCGAAACCATGGCCAGGATGTCCCCATTGTTGGGGTCAAGGATGACGCAGGCCCCGCGCCCGACCCGGCGCATGGCCTGCTCGGCGATGTGCTGCACCCTGACATCGATCGAGAGGTAAACATTGGCGCCAATCGTGGGTTGTTGTATGGCTTCTACGCCGAGGATGTAGCCCAGGTTGTTTTTGCGCAGGATTTTGCCGCCCGGT includes:
- a CDS encoding Rne/Rng family ribonuclease, with amino-acid sequence MFIQKIKEFLGIARKGDAKEIIINVEPLEDRVALLEGGVLEEFSIERDSDRNISGNIYKGRVHNIEPALKALFIDIGVEKNAFLHYWDAMPAALDNGVEQIERGGKKKAKKITQNDIPRLYPPGSDIIVQVTKGPIGTKGARITTNVSLAGRFLVLTPFTDTFGISRKIEDPKERQRLRKILNELDVPDGMGVIMRTAGEGMKARYFVRDLAILLKQWESIESEMNKGAAPRILLEEPDLVERTVRDFLTDEIDRVVIDDLETCDRVKALVREISKRSEKLITWHSDPVPVFEKYNVGKQIDSAFRRQVWLKSGAYLVIDETEALVAIDVNTGRNKGGNDTDNTILNTNLEAAEEAARQLRLRNIGGIIIIDFIDMKSRKDQQQVLKHFKDNLKRDKAKTHVLPISQLGLLEMTRQRVQESISRAIYMECPHCKGRGTVKSPESMSVEVQREINRIMAKHPDVHELRVIVHPHVMDRLRREDEQLLVELERRHQGKLAFRSDPAFHYEEFKILNALTEQELS
- the mrdA gene encoding penicillin-binding protein 2, whose translation is MLLTTSNVRPGSRLQTLGLGVVCAVAVLIFQLHQVQVKEGRRYADELRNQTTVPVVLSPARGSILDRNGVGLAENRASYDIDVYLRELVGNYLRANKGHVPKTQLPWNKRYVADVDLILRASTDDVLQSIGLTPQFTRRDILRHFDQQPNIPFRLASGLDYAALARFAEHSVNVPGIQETARPVRTYNFGALAPHILGYLGQVEEATEEDFVPESVGKEGVEKTLDEFLQGKPGGKILRKNNLGYILGVEAIQQPTIGANVYLSIDVRVQHIAEQAMRRVGRGACVILDPNNGDILAMVSVPNYDPNVFVPKVSADDWKKLTRDSTRPMLNRALSGYAAGSTFKTIVGMAALKNEKIQFTPNTVINCGAAFWWVNRWWPDWPGNPGEGAINIKTALQWSTNTFFYQLALRTKAESIADMARTAGLGERLLVDEKGEALISGESPGVVPSPEWMDAREERQIAAWKERKKKDPTFKVPRTWREKWSDGHTLNMSIGQGFVEATPLQMATMIAAVANGGKVYQPRLVRAVTRNHSDGVELVKEYPVRVRSELGVPTAKLTGMKEGLLACAQSGTGKKANVGPDFQVGGKTGTAQFTTSIGGRVVKDNRAWFTGFVPFESPRYAIAIVVEGGTSGGGTAGPIVSEIFHRIHAMENGESYDLVYLTPAIGHYAGVTGPAYVPPAESAADSNPASATPVDVPPPVDFSAPAEAIDEMAEPSGASRQVQEMLNRRRR
- a CDS encoding FtsW/RodA/SpoVE family cell cycle protein, with the translated sequence MRPLSIWQKIGRFHWLLLTLMMGMAVASVFFVFSATHTSDNPELQRAAYQQITWLALGSGVFLFLALTHYENLVRYGWLIYLGMIFLLILVLVFGKEVNGAKSWIRFGSFGIQPAEFCKVAFMCGLAWFMVRQSDHVRKFWFILAVGGLALVPMALILGQPDFGSAAVFLPITFFMLWASGAKRRFLMIPVFCAVAGVFGSYWIIYRADWKGTLQDIPRATQEGVLMAVMLKGQPEETPSVIGSAPAPKPRPAVPQPPPAEGETASKVVLKTYQLNRIRTFFKPDLDPLGAGWTIRQSLIAVGSGGLKGKGYLHGDQNIYGFLPKNIAYNDFIFSVIAEEFGFAGGAILIVCHGLVIICLLRVGGRSRDLAGALFCAGLAGLWFVHFFINIGMTIKVVPITGIPLPLTSYGGTFLVACMAGLGIVQSVWIHRRDF
- the tyrS gene encoding tyrosine--tRNA ligase; translation: MTAEQQLDLLCQGVETIHSKPELLKKLQTGRPLRVKLGFDPTSPDLHLGHAVVLNKIRQFQDLGHTAVILVGDYTARIGDPTGRSKTRVPLDPAQIDANARTYTDQVFKILNPAQTEVRRNSEWFDKFTYADVLKLNGRITVAQLLAREDFRKRFESDQAISLTEFQYPLMQGHDSVEVKADVELGGNDQLFNNLVGRDQQKDAGQEPQVVMVLPILEGTDGVEKMSKSLGNYIGIAEAPSEMFGKAMSISDELMGRWYPVLLGHKLDPATHPMEAKKHLASSIVTRYHGEEAGKAARADFEQKFSKKDLSTADMPEITVSASPIWIVKLLQETGAVTSGGEARRLITQGGVKINGEKVADDKAQVTVEPGMILQSGKKFFARLKA
- the rpsA gene encoding 30S ribosomal protein S1 — translated: MKDISALLDASLQNFKEGTIIKGTIVDKRAKEITLDIGYKSEGTIDTDEFENPEELEVGQQIEVLLERLEDDYGNVVLSRQKAAQKQNWEKIVKIFNEGGKITGRVRKIVKGGLMVNVGVEAFIPASQIDIIPPKNLRDFEDAMIECKIVKLNEERKNVVLSRRELIEAERAEKRTKLLGQIEKGSIVKGVIKNLTDFGAFIDLDGLDGLLHITDISWSRVSHPSEMLKIGQELEVVVLDIDREKERVSLGLKQRTDNPWEKLVDKYPLNGKIHGKITNLVPYGAFVELEPGIEGLIHVSEISWTKRIARPSDVLAIGQEVDALVTDINKEEQKLSLSLRQLEANPWDSIGEKYPEKSRVKGVVRNLTAYGAFVELEEGIDGMIHVSDLSWTRKVNHPSEMLKKGDEVEAMVLGIDRQNQRISLGIKQIEDDPWTAIESRYKVGEVVKGKVSKIASFGAFIELADEIDGLVHISQISEDRVNKVKDVLKIGNEVTARVIKVDKAERRIGLSIKAADYSDEQLAKETATYENLRSGEQLGSMGDAFSRAEEEFRPGEGSKE